A stretch of Pseudobacteriovorax antillogorgiicola DNA encodes these proteins:
- a CDS encoding sensor histidine kinase — translation MLLKTMLWLTLTCLYGQAMPVQAASLIAKKGHVTVPIASLEQLQNIKGEWEFYYQEFLSPHELRSLDDKYRTYFSVPGKWHNNKANGFHLKGNSFGTYRLTLHFDRRPMGSVKLKIDEIPSAYRFFIDGELVVEQGKVAKEADSEQPKAGARVVELTPGDRSVELVFHTSSFNHYQGGTWYPLVIAKTAVFEQKRVINQIGNLTLTGGILIMGLFFLGLYLFIRREIVFLLISAICLTGIIRCSVAHGDTIAHIFFPDLSWHMSRLLMFSSFYLFVPVGMSLGVELLPTKLGRHATRVCWLFLPVFLALSLSGNTNLSSRMNIIPNLLTLCLVSVHLAAVIITYLPQIQRHMASIIGLSALVLTGFHDLLVAMDALASPNRFQNTLLIGLTLFVILQTLKIASQFARGESRARDSKSEVLRLNQQLEESIKLLNERLTEAGAKLIQREKTASLGYLTAGIAHELGTPLVNIENAFSKLDHKDGEAPISPKQITEFREGIETGIQHITHVVESLKLVAKPSESTPTSSVSIENILLHVRSLTKARFLHSDIRYQIVNHLDDDKVQVQAQESQICQIIINLLNNAFESLQSFRVIGPKVEIHVDQTFDSVLFTVMDNGRGIPEKIRSQIFDPFFTSKNLGEGVGLGLSMARSMAEQNQADLYLDETQANTAFVLKVPLAQEETTELSEVS, via the coding sequence ATGCTTCTCAAAACAATGCTGTGGCTCACACTCACTTGCCTCTATGGCCAAGCGATGCCGGTGCAAGCTGCCAGTTTGATAGCAAAAAAAGGTCACGTCACCGTGCCCATTGCGTCCCTTGAGCAGTTGCAGAACATCAAGGGTGAGTGGGAATTCTATTACCAAGAGTTCCTAAGCCCCCACGAACTTCGTAGTCTTGACGATAAATACCGCACCTATTTCTCCGTACCTGGTAAATGGCACAACAACAAGGCTAACGGCTTCCATTTGAAAGGCAACAGCTTCGGAACCTATCGCCTAACCTTGCATTTTGATCGCAGGCCTATGGGCAGTGTGAAGCTAAAAATTGACGAAATTCCGTCCGCGTATCGCTTTTTCATCGATGGCGAATTGGTGGTGGAGCAAGGTAAGGTGGCAAAGGAAGCAGACAGCGAGCAACCGAAGGCGGGAGCACGGGTCGTTGAGCTAACCCCTGGTGATCGAAGTGTCGAACTAGTATTTCATACGTCTAGCTTTAATCACTATCAGGGTGGAACATGGTATCCCTTGGTAATCGCAAAGACCGCGGTTTTTGAGCAAAAGAGAGTCATCAATCAGATTGGCAATCTAACGCTAACCGGTGGTATTTTGATCATGGGTCTATTCTTTCTCGGGCTCTACCTGTTCATTCGCCGAGAGATCGTATTCTTGCTCATCAGTGCCATCTGCTTGACTGGAATCATTCGCTGCTCGGTGGCTCATGGGGATACCATTGCTCATATTTTTTTCCCCGACCTTAGCTGGCACATGTCCAGACTCTTGATGTTCAGTAGCTTCTATCTTTTTGTGCCGGTCGGAATGTCACTGGGTGTCGAGCTACTGCCCACCAAGCTTGGCCGTCATGCAACCCGAGTCTGTTGGCTGTTCCTCCCGGTATTCCTAGCGTTATCCCTATCAGGTAACACAAACCTCAGCTCCAGAATGAACATCATTCCAAACTTACTTACACTCTGCTTGGTTAGTGTTCATCTCGCTGCGGTAATCATCACCTACTTACCTCAGATCCAACGTCATATGGCATCCATCATCGGTCTTTCGGCATTGGTCTTAACTGGCTTTCACGACCTCCTAGTAGCTATGGATGCCCTTGCATCGCCCAATCGCTTCCAAAACACATTGCTCATTGGACTAACGCTTTTTGTAATTCTCCAAACCCTTAAGATTGCGTCGCAATTTGCTAGAGGCGAGTCCCGCGCCAGGGATTCCAAGTCAGAGGTTTTAAGGCTGAATCAGCAACTTGAAGAGAGCATTAAACTTCTCAACGAAAGACTCACCGAAGCCGGAGCGAAGCTGATACAAAGGGAAAAGACGGCATCCCTAGGATATTTAACCGCAGGCATTGCCCACGAGCTAGGAACCCCTCTTGTCAATATTGAAAACGCATTTTCGAAGCTAGACCATAAGGATGGCGAAGCGCCCATCAGCCCGAAGCAGATCACAGAGTTTCGAGAGGGCATTGAAACGGGGATTCAGCATATCACCCACGTTGTGGAGAGCCTCAAACTAGTCGCTAAACCAAGTGAATCGACGCCGACAAGCTCTGTCAGCATTGAAAACATCTTGCTACATGTTCGTTCCTTGACCAAAGCAAGATTTCTTCATAGCGATATTCGCTATCAAATTGTGAACCACTTAGACGATGACAAGGTTCAGGTACAAGCCCAGGAATCGCAGATTTGTCAAATCATCATCAATCTGTTGAATAACGCTTTCGAATCCCTCCAATCGTTTCGTGTTATAGGACCCAAAGTAGAAATTCATGTGGATCAGACTTTTGACTCAGTTCTTTTCACAGTGATGGATAATGGAAGAGGAATACCAGAAAAAATAAGATCGCAGATATTCGATCCGTTTTTTACTAGCAAGAATTTAGGAGAAGGTGTAGGTCTGGGACTCTCCATGGCCCGTTCTATGGCCGAGCAAAACCAAGCTGATCTCTATTTAGATGAAACACAAGCTAACACCGCCTTTGTTTTAAAAGTTCCCCTCGCCCAGGAGGAAACCACAGAGCTTTCCGAAGTATCATAG
- a CDS encoding MarR family winged helix-turn-helix transcriptional regulator, with the protein MDNDIYENLKLDRQLCFLLYASSKGMVQAYKPFLGKLGITYPQYLVMLVLWEEDNIPLKQLGSRLFLDSGTLTPMLKRLASQGFLIKERSVDDEREIRIRLTEQGQKLKDAAKDIPVNMSCELELTEDYIEQLKELLKAFVSKTCGSP; encoded by the coding sequence TTGGATAACGACATCTACGAAAACCTTAAACTTGATCGGCAGCTTTGCTTTCTGCTCTATGCCAGCTCAAAGGGTATGGTCCAAGCTTATAAACCTTTTCTTGGCAAGCTTGGCATTACCTATCCCCAATATTTGGTGATGCTTGTTTTATGGGAAGAGGACAATATTCCTCTCAAGCAGCTCGGCTCCCGCTTATTTCTCGACTCAGGAACGTTAACCCCCATGTTGAAGCGTCTCGCCTCACAGGGCTTTTTAATCAAAGAGCGATCGGTGGACGATGAACGGGAAATTCGCATTCGTCTGACTGAACAAGGTCAAAAGCTCAAGGATGCTGCCAAAGATATCCCTGTCAACATGAGCTGTGAGTTGGAACTTACCGAAGATTACATCGAACAATTGAAAGAGCTTCTGAAAGCCTTTGTCAGCAAGACCTGTGGCTCTCCATAA
- a CDS encoding response regulator transcription factor: MLRKSALKAVGVTAIRNKALGMVPYRYPFELFASNHGLAMTSVLVVDDDPFFREVAKRQLEHQGFQVFDAGNGEETIKIFGEESIDIVVLDYMLPGMKGDEVARRLISSGATCPIIFVSGADPEILAAIDFNGELMAKPLSFDRLGAAIRRLTQTDSEHQAS; the protein is encoded by the coding sequence ATGCTCCGAAAGTCGGCTCTCAAGGCTGTCGGTGTGACGGCTATTAGAAACAAGGCTCTGGGTATGGTACCATATCGGTATCCCTTTGAACTGTTTGCTTCAAATCACGGACTTGCCATGACTTCAGTTCTCGTCGTTGACGATGATCCCTTCTTTCGAGAAGTGGCCAAAAGGCAACTTGAACATCAGGGTTTTCAGGTTTTCGATGCTGGAAATGGCGAGGAAACTATCAAAATTTTTGGTGAAGAGTCCATCGACATTGTCGTTCTCGACTATATGCTACCAGGCATGAAAGGCGACGAGGTCGCCCGCCGCTTGATCTCTTCGGGAGCCACATGCCCGATAATCTTTGTCAGTGGTGCTGACCCTGAAATTCTCGCTGCCATTGACTTTAACGGCGAACTCATGGCAAAGCCACTCAGCTTCGATAGACTCGGGGCCGCCATCCGACGCCTCACTCAGACCGATTCTGAGCACCAAGCCTCGTAG
- a CDS encoding DEAD/DEAH box helicase, with product MYSLRPYQTEAVSSVIAHFRKTRHPALVVLPTGAGKSLVIAELARMARGRVLCLAHVKELVEQNHGKYESYDLEAGIFAAGLGRKDQGQKVIFGSIQSVARAKDEFFQDFNLLIVDECHRISLDEKSQYLQVIRKMQRANPSLCILGLTATPYRLGMGWIFEYHYRGFVGSREPRFFKHCVFELSLRYMIDHKYLTPPIRIDAPVACYDFSQLRLSQKTGTFKLADIENCLREQNRVTPGIVGHIVSLSQEREAVMIFTSSVAHAKEILSLLPSGEAALVVGDTSGQERDRIIHDFKQRQIKFLVNVSVLTTGFDAPHVDLIALLRPTESVSLFQQIVGRGLRLSPGKKDCLVLDYTGLAYDLFAPEIDDPRPSEDTELVKVPCPECGFENQFWGRVDDEGQVMEHFGRKCKGAHENPHTLEIETCSFRFRFKICDACGAENDIAARQCHSCKEQIVDVDSRLKKAMELRDAHVMRPDTMMLRRSFDKKKRERLEVAYFDVDAQALKEYYYLSNSRQAQAFYYNFVRMHIRNPGATLTIGSVDEAINSQEKFRMPLFVIARKTKYFWEVREKIF from the coding sequence TTGTACTCGTTGAGACCATATCAAACTGAAGCTGTAAGTTCTGTCATCGCCCATTTTAGGAAGACTCGGCATCCTGCTCTTGTGGTCCTGCCTACCGGAGCCGGAAAGTCATTGGTTATCGCTGAGCTGGCTCGCATGGCCCGTGGGCGCGTGCTGTGCCTCGCCCACGTGAAAGAGCTGGTGGAACAAAATCACGGTAAGTATGAAAGTTACGATCTTGAAGCTGGGATCTTTGCTGCTGGGTTAGGCCGAAAAGATCAGGGTCAGAAGGTGATTTTCGGCAGCATTCAATCTGTTGCCAGGGCGAAGGATGAGTTCTTTCAGGATTTCAACCTTCTAATCGTCGACGAATGTCACCGAATCTCACTCGATGAAAAAAGCCAATATCTTCAGGTCATCCGCAAAATGCAGCGCGCCAATCCAAGTCTTTGTATCTTGGGCTTGACGGCGACCCCATATCGGCTCGGAATGGGTTGGATTTTCGAATACCACTACCGGGGCTTTGTGGGCAGCCGTGAACCACGTTTCTTCAAACACTGCGTTTTTGAGCTATCCCTCCGTTATATGATCGACCATAAATACTTGACCCCACCCATTCGCATCGATGCTCCCGTCGCCTGCTATGACTTTAGCCAGCTACGCTTAAGCCAGAAAACAGGAACGTTCAAGCTTGCGGATATTGAAAACTGCCTGCGCGAACAGAACCGTGTGACTCCGGGAATTGTGGGGCATATTGTCTCGTTATCTCAAGAGCGCGAGGCTGTGATGATTTTCACATCATCAGTAGCTCATGCCAAAGAAATCTTGAGCCTCCTCCCCAGCGGTGAGGCAGCTTTGGTGGTTGGTGATACCTCGGGACAAGAGCGAGATCGTATCATCCACGATTTCAAACAGCGACAGATCAAGTTCTTGGTCAATGTATCGGTTCTTACAACAGGGTTTGATGCGCCCCATGTGGATTTGATCGCACTGCTCAGGCCCACAGAATCAGTCAGTCTGTTTCAACAAATTGTAGGTCGAGGCCTGCGCCTGTCTCCAGGTAAAAAAGACTGTCTGGTCCTTGACTACACCGGTTTAGCCTATGATCTCTTTGCTCCTGAGATCGATGATCCTAGGCCTAGCGAAGATACAGAATTGGTCAAGGTGCCTTGTCCTGAATGTGGGTTTGAAAATCAATTCTGGGGGCGCGTTGATGACGAGGGTCAGGTTATGGAGCATTTTGGCCGCAAGTGCAAAGGCGCTCATGAAAACCCTCACACACTAGAAATAGAAACGTGCTCGTTTCGATTCCGGTTCAAAATCTGCGATGCCTGTGGGGCTGAGAATGACATCGCGGCTCGCCAGTGTCATAGCTGTAAGGAGCAAATAGTTGATGTGGATAGCCGGTTAAAGAAAGCTATGGAGCTTCGTGACGCTCATGTCATGCGCCCCGATACCATGATGTTACGGCGTTCGTTTGACAAGAAAAAAAGAGAGCGACTAGAAGTGGCTTATTTCGATGTGGATGCCCAAGCTCTCAAGGAATATTACTATTTGAGTAATAGCAGACAAGCGCAAGCTTTCTATTATAACTTTGTTAGAATGCACATTAGGAACCCTGGAGCGACTTTGACAATTGGTTCAGTTGATGAGGCTATTAACTCCCAGGAAAAATTTCGCATGCCCCTATTTGTGATTGCTAGAAAAACGAAGTACTTCTGGGAAGTTCGTGAGAAGATATTCTAG
- a CDS encoding substrate-binding periplasmic protein, with translation MVSKTFLGLTFLKLAITTCAFSAEGKIIKMTTLNWEPYYGENLKNQGVITELVNESFKRVGLRTTIEFMPWQRAMILVESGQYDILMGAYHTKDREKKFFISDPIYNVKIRIVAHKDSKIRNYKSLVDLKGFKIGVSQGFANREDFDKADYLIKDVAKSPLLNIRKLLTRRVDMIVISEEILLHRLNKFKVRDRPPLVYIDPILNESSLHLLSSKVRKSNSRIIEDFNTGIREIKKDGTYLAILKKFGFRGI, from the coding sequence ATGGTTTCGAAGACCTTTTTGGGTCTGACTTTTCTCAAGTTAGCAATCACAACCTGTGCGTTTTCTGCCGAAGGTAAGATCATAAAAATGACAACGCTCAACTGGGAGCCCTATTACGGAGAGAACTTAAAAAACCAAGGTGTCATTACCGAGCTGGTAAATGAATCATTTAAAAGAGTCGGACTTCGGACTACAATAGAGTTCATGCCTTGGCAACGGGCAATGATTCTTGTTGAGTCGGGTCAGTACGATATTCTGATGGGCGCCTATCACACAAAAGACCGTGAGAAAAAATTTTTTATAAGCGACCCCATATACAATGTAAAAATTCGAATCGTAGCCCATAAGGACTCAAAGATTCGCAACTACAAAAGCTTGGTGGACCTCAAAGGCTTCAAAATCGGTGTATCTCAAGGCTTTGCTAATCGTGAGGATTTCGATAAGGCCGACTACCTAATCAAGGATGTCGCAAAATCACCCCTCTTGAATATACGGAAGCTCCTCACTAGAAGAGTCGATATGATAGTGATTTCGGAAGAAATATTGCTCCATCGATTAAATAAATTCAAGGTACGAGACAGACCTCCCCTCGTCTATATAGATCCAATTCTTAACGAAAGTAGTTTACATCTATTGTCTAGCAAAGTACGGAAGAGCAACTCCCGTATCATCGAAGATTTCAATACAGGCATACGGGAAATCAAAAAGGACGGAACCTACCTTGCCATTCTAAAGAAGTTTGGCTTTAGAGGTATTTAA
- a CDS encoding glutathione peroxidase gives MLRFFLASLLVVSSPGLAASTLYDIPFKTISGKSSSLKEYKGKAIVVVNTASKCGYTGQLDDLQKIYSKYKDKGLVVLGFPSNSFKQELEDDTQVAKFCKINYGVKFPMASIVAVKGKDAHPIFSYLTDKDPEKGGDVRWNFEKFIISRDGKVVKRFRSSESPSSKTFVQELRKVI, from the coding sequence ATGTTGCGATTTTTTCTTGCCTCACTTTTAGTAGTCTCAAGCCCAGGATTAGCTGCTAGTACTCTGTATGACATCCCATTCAAGACGATCAGTGGCAAATCATCTAGCCTTAAAGAATACAAAGGCAAGGCGATCGTGGTGGTCAACACTGCCTCGAAGTGCGGATACACTGGACAATTGGATGACCTTCAAAAGATCTATTCCAAATACAAGGACAAAGGCTTGGTCGTGCTTGGATTCCCATCGAATAGTTTCAAGCAAGAGCTGGAAGATGACACTCAAGTAGCAAAGTTCTGTAAAATAAATTACGGAGTTAAATTCCCTATGGCGTCCATTGTGGCTGTCAAAGGCAAAGACGCTCATCCCATTTTTTCGTATCTCACAGACAAAGATCCTGAAAAAGGTGGTGATGTGCGGTGGAACTTTGAAAAATTTATCATCTCCCGCGATGGTAAGGTCGTGAAGCGATTTCGCTCTTCTGAAAGTCCCAGCTCAAAGACTTTTGTGCAAGAGCTCCGCAAAGTGATCTGA
- a CDS encoding DUF4360 domain-containing protein, translated as MNRNLIFLSIVWIISTLAGATPSTEVASIVANGSGCPMNDPRFNVNGDTILINTEPLEIFISGDDRFDRQNCQVTLNIAPAAGWYYVVEQIQATGYAHVGQGVEGSARLAAYIQGQGFGPTVEQRFQGYTQQSFRLQSSEAIRSSCDEDRALNINTAIRLLNRNSSRYGWGYLTANSQTSVRIRWQRCT; from the coding sequence ATGAACAGGAATTTGATATTTTTAAGCATTGTTTGGATTATTTCAACCCTAGCAGGGGCGACACCAAGCACCGAGGTGGCAAGCATTGTCGCCAATGGCTCAGGCTGCCCCATGAACGATCCCCGATTTAACGTGAATGGCGACACCATTCTGATTAACACCGAACCACTAGAAATCTTCATCAGTGGCGATGACCGCTTTGATCGCCAGAACTGCCAAGTAACCCTTAACATTGCCCCAGCTGCTGGCTGGTACTATGTCGTGGAGCAAATTCAAGCGACTGGGTATGCCCACGTAGGACAAGGCGTGGAAGGCAGCGCCCGGCTCGCAGCCTACATCCAAGGCCAAGGCTTTGGCCCTACTGTTGAACAGCGATTTCAGGGCTACACCCAACAAAGTTTTCGCCTGCAAAGCAGCGAAGCTATTCGAAGCTCGTGTGATGAAGACCGAGCTTTGAACATCAATACAGCTATTCGATTGCTCAACCGTAACTCTTCAAGATATGGTTGGGGCTATCTAACAGCTAACAGCCAAACCAGCGTGCGTATCCGCTGGCAACGCTGTACCTAA
- a CDS encoding TonB-dependent receptor plug domain-containing protein, producing the protein MRAILSGLIFLLPLRSVADSNSLDMSLSDILSLEVETASSNKESIMDAPASIIVITEDDIINRGYENLMEVLSDLPGFDVIGTSAWDIAYQRGYRTPFLQRTLVMIDGQNINNLWTHNPDINHVLPLESFSRIEVLYGPTSAVYGPNAFLGIINFITKKSQDLESGQLENYAKISFGTKETKILDARSSGNLGSFSFSVDAKYHQSKGFDWTWDEKSYTGFYDNRDVWGPIVDHKSNSFTGNIGDNINPKENKFVSVSLETGKFSLAVEYRDRQQAYGPFYSSVKAQSNTPWGGGSTRIFSDYSFAGSSFNSKTFLQYRESSTYGDWAEGYYHPSQEGDEDAYKGITLTHWRSDSWAALLNQDFEFELSSSLRILAGLKVERKNLQKAYIIPGYWCTNDADGNPIPTANNGTKTVLGVNCGDSVQSAEDSEVVSMPIPDPWTHSGSGNRVYTTDAGIYALALYKPSENWTYNSGIRYDENTSYGASINPRFSVIYKPKKTMAFKLILGTAFQEPAPLQVYGGWNGRAGNEDLKPEKVRNAEVVFTHVFGKLYHEVGSFFSSYEDVVKEEAENAGEREVYGLEYKMNYSFLSPLSSRDAEVDFNYTYTISKSSITYDHGVFVKGDNASTEEGQGWIDNGSMEDLGDIAPHKANLIVNLPTAEQFNMNYALNYVSSRDLYLRNPLRRDNEALDGYLNIDTAFAYRPNKEVSLTLKVQNILDNEYFHPGGEQADSGINRNQPAAGFRNSLIPQPKRTFLAGLKAKF; encoded by the coding sequence ATGAGAGCCATATTATCAGGTCTGATTTTTTTGCTGCCCTTAAGATCAGTAGCTGACAGCAATTCGTTGGATATGTCTTTGAGCGATATTCTAAGCCTAGAAGTGGAAACAGCATCATCTAACAAAGAATCGATAATGGATGCACCAGCATCAATAATTGTTATCACAGAGGATGACATCATCAATCGGGGCTATGAGAACCTCATGGAAGTGTTGTCAGACCTCCCAGGCTTTGATGTTATTGGTACATCGGCTTGGGACATTGCTTACCAAAGAGGTTATAGAACCCCTTTTCTCCAAAGAACTCTAGTTATGATTGATGGGCAAAATATCAATAATCTTTGGACACATAATCCTGACATCAACCATGTTTTGCCCCTTGAGAGCTTTAGTCGCATTGAAGTTTTATATGGTCCAACATCAGCAGTATATGGTCCTAATGCATTTCTCGGAATCATTAACTTTATCACTAAGAAGTCTCAAGATTTAGAGTCTGGTCAACTAGAGAACTACGCAAAAATATCTTTTGGCACAAAAGAAACAAAGATTCTAGATGCTCGTTCATCTGGTAACCTAGGGTCGTTTTCTTTCTCAGTTGACGCAAAGTATCACCAGAGCAAAGGTTTTGATTGGACTTGGGATGAAAAATCATACACTGGTTTTTATGACAATCGAGATGTCTGGGGGCCAATTGTCGATCACAAGTCAAACTCATTCACTGGCAATATTGGTGACAATATAAACCCCAAAGAAAATAAGTTTGTTTCGGTTTCTCTTGAGACAGGTAAATTCTCTCTAGCCGTTGAATACAGAGATCGTCAGCAGGCATATGGACCGTTTTATTCGTCTGTAAAAGCTCAATCTAATACGCCATGGGGAGGCGGATCAACTAGAATATTTTCAGATTATAGCTTTGCAGGGAGCAGCTTCAATTCGAAGACATTTCTTCAATATCGAGAAAGCTCAACTTACGGCGATTGGGCTGAAGGCTACTACCATCCATCTCAAGAAGGAGATGAAGATGCCTACAAGGGAATCACTCTTACTCATTGGAGATCCGATAGCTGGGCGGCTCTATTAAATCAAGATTTTGAATTTGAACTATCATCAAGCCTTAGGATTCTCGCAGGGCTGAAGGTAGAACGTAAGAATCTCCAAAAGGCTTACATCATTCCTGGATATTGGTGTACAAACGATGCTGACGGCAATCCTATACCAACAGCTAACAACGGAACCAAAACAGTTCTTGGAGTTAATTGCGGAGACAGTGTGCAATCAGCAGAGGATTCCGAAGTGGTGTCGATGCCAATACCAGACCCTTGGACTCACTCTGGTTCTGGCAATCGAGTCTATACGACAGATGCTGGAATTTATGCACTAGCTCTCTACAAACCAAGCGAAAACTGGACATATAATTCAGGAATAAGATATGACGAAAACACTTCCTATGGAGCTAGTATCAATCCTCGATTCTCTGTGATCTATAAGCCGAAAAAAACTATGGCGTTCAAATTAATATTAGGGACCGCTTTTCAAGAACCAGCCCCTCTTCAAGTATATGGTGGATGGAATGGCCGTGCTGGAAACGAGGACCTAAAGCCAGAAAAAGTCCGAAATGCAGAAGTAGTTTTCACACATGTTTTTGGTAAGTTGTATCATGAAGTCGGCTCTTTTTTCTCAAGTTATGAGGATGTCGTCAAAGAAGAAGCTGAAAATGCGGGAGAGAGAGAAGTTTATGGGCTCGAATATAAGATGAACTACTCATTTTTGAGTCCACTTTCCAGCAGAGATGCTGAAGTTGATTTCAACTACACATATACTATTTCGAAGTCAAGCATCACCTATGACCACGGAGTATTCGTAAAAGGTGACAACGCCTCAACAGAAGAGGGACAGGGCTGGATAGACAACGGGAGTATGGAAGATCTTGGCGACATAGCACCTCACAAAGCCAATCTTATCGTAAACTTACCGACCGCAGAGCAATTCAATATGAACTATGCCTTGAACTATGTCTCGTCTCGCGATCTATACCTAAGAAACCCATTAAGGCGAGATAATGAGGCCCTTGATGGTTACCTGAATATTGATACTGCGTTTGCTTATAGACCCAACAAAGAAGTTTCTTTAACCCTAAAGGTACAAAACATCCTGGACAATGAGTATTTTCACCCTGGGGGTGAGCAAGCGGATTCTGGGATAAATCGTAATCAACCTGCCGCAGGATTTAGAAACTCATTGATACCTCAACCCAAAAGAACATTTCTCGCCGGACTCAAAGCGAAGTTCTAA
- a CDS encoding ATP-binding protein, giving the protein MFGSHDPYGLFNHLPHGYCVLNKDLKVIFWNAVLEHWSGLARKDVLGKPLQDFCPKLKEGIYEDRFKLAIDLSVPAVFSAQIHKFVIPCPLDSDDEDYQTHQTYLLPLDSGDLVILIENVSKTQEVMSNYRKLVTKLKVAERKALAAERSKSSFLANMSHEIRTLLNGIIGLCEEIAAETKATSPHYHLLDLVIQSGHNLTTIINDILDYSKIEAHKLELSPSVVSVKEVLAGTLTLYQGMALARHVGLELDVADSMKLVSVDKMRLQQIVGNLVSNGIKFSEGGQVLIQAKLDEDTPPQLDIQIKDSGIGISEKQLVKFFKPFSQADHRTSERYGGTGLGLSIVKSLTELMRGTIHVESELGVGTRFLITLPVEIAEGISLPVLEMLSQDHKASLDLKHLNVLVAEDNRVNSLVTERFLKHYGISADFVENGEQAVTMVQTKAYDLVLMDCYMPQVDGYQATQRIRQLNLQQQPYIVALTASVLEDDLQLCLDSGMNEVMAKSIMRPVLESVLKNLPDAVPKHAELIKKRA; this is encoded by the coding sequence ATGTTCGGCTCGCATGATCCCTATGGTCTTTTTAATCACCTTCCTCATGGCTACTGTGTTCTGAATAAGGATCTTAAGGTGATCTTTTGGAATGCGGTGCTTGAGCATTGGTCTGGCTTGGCACGCAAGGATGTGCTTGGCAAGCCATTGCAGGACTTTTGCCCGAAGCTAAAAGAAGGAATCTATGAAGACCGCTTTAAGCTGGCGATCGATCTCTCGGTTCCAGCCGTTTTTTCTGCTCAAATCCACAAGTTTGTGATTCCCTGTCCTTTAGATAGTGACGATGAGGATTATCAAACCCATCAGACTTATCTTCTCCCCTTGGATTCAGGGGACTTGGTCATCCTGATCGAAAATGTCAGCAAAACCCAGGAGGTGATGAGCAACTATCGCAAGCTGGTAACAAAACTCAAAGTCGCAGAGCGAAAAGCTCTGGCCGCAGAACGATCTAAGTCGAGCTTCTTGGCGAATATGAGCCACGAGATTCGAACTCTTCTTAATGGCATCATTGGCCTGTGCGAGGAAATCGCTGCCGAGACCAAAGCTACTAGCCCTCACTACCATCTTCTGGACTTGGTAATTCAAAGCGGACACAACCTGACCACGATCATTAACGATATTTTGGATTATTCGAAAATCGAAGCTCATAAACTCGAATTGAGCCCTAGTGTTGTTTCTGTTAAAGAAGTCTTGGCCGGGACTTTGACTCTGTATCAGGGTATGGCCTTGGCCCGGCATGTGGGGCTGGAACTCGATGTGGCTGATTCTATGAAACTCGTTAGTGTCGATAAAATGAGACTTCAACAGATTGTTGGCAACCTTGTGTCAAACGGAATCAAGTTTAGTGAAGGTGGTCAAGTTTTGATCCAAGCTAAATTAGATGAGGACACCCCTCCTCAGCTTGATATTCAGATTAAGGATAGCGGCATCGGAATCAGCGAGAAGCAACTTGTCAAGTTTTTTAAGCCATTCAGTCAGGCTGATCACCGTACATCAGAGCGCTACGGCGGTACTGGCTTGGGCCTAAGCATTGTCAAATCTTTAACGGAATTGATGAGAGGTACAATACATGTGGAGAGTGAGCTGGGTGTAGGAACTCGTTTCTTGATTACTCTTCCCGTTGAGATTGCAGAAGGTATTAGCTTACCGGTTTTAGAAATGCTTTCTCAGGATCACAAGGCATCATTGGATCTAAAGCATCTGAATGTCCTGGTGGCAGAAGATAACCGTGTCAATAGCCTGGTGACAGAGCGTTTTCTTAAGCACTATGGAATCTCCGCAGATTTTGTAGAAAATGGAGAGCAGGCTGTGACAATGGTGCAGACAAAGGCTTATGACCTCGTGCTCATGGACTGCTACATGCCGCAGGTCGATGGCTATCAGGCGACCCAGAGAATTCGCCAACTCAACCTTCAACAGCAACCCTACATCGTTGCCTTAACAGCCAGCGTCCTCGAAGACGATCTTCAGTTGTGTCTAGATTCAGGAATGAATGAGGTGATGGCGAAGTCTATCATGAGACCAGTCTTAGAGAGTGTCTTGAAAAACCTTCCTGATGCAGTTCCCAAGCATGCTGAACTTATCAAGAAGAGAGCGTAA